Proteins co-encoded in one Saprospira grandis genomic window:
- the rsmD gene encoding 16S rRNA (guanine(966)-N(2))-methyltransferase RsmD: MRIISGQLKGQRYEMPGKSQKTRPTTDMAREGLFNILQHQIELQDLRVLDLFAGVGGVGYEFLSRGAEQVDFVEKYRGCCRFIQSQLQRFRMEEKAKVYQADVFAFLGQLPEESYGLVFADPPYALNKMQELPALIFSKNILKKGGCLIIEHDERQDFANHANFAQIRKYGQARFSIFWADDAQ; encoded by the coding sequence ATGCGAATCATCAGTGGCCAATTGAAGGGCCAACGCTATGAAATGCCTGGCAAAAGCCAGAAAACCCGCCCCACCACCGATATGGCCAGAGAGGGGCTTTTTAATATCCTCCAACATCAAATTGAACTGCAAGATTTGCGGGTTTTGGACCTTTTTGCAGGAGTGGGGGGCGTCGGCTATGAGTTTTTATCTAGAGGGGCCGAACAGGTCGATTTTGTAGAGAAATATCGGGGCTGTTGCCGCTTTATTCAAAGCCAATTGCAGCGTTTTCGGATGGAAGAAAAGGCCAAGGTCTATCAGGCCGATGTCTTTGCCTTTTTGGGCCAATTGCCCGAAGAAAGTTATGGGCTCGTCTTTGCCGACCCGCCCTATGCCCTGAATAAAATGCAGGAGCTGCCAGCGCTTATTTTTTCTAAGAATATATTAAAAAAAGGGGGCTGCCTGATAATAGAGCATGACGAGCGCCAAGATTTCGCAAATCATGCTAACTTTGCGCAAATTCGTAAGTATGGGCAGGCCCGATTTAGCATCTTTTGGGCCGATGATGCCCAGTAA
- a CDS encoding cytochrome c biogenesis protein, whose translation MLKKHWWKALAAVLLFYSLSAGLLIPLRMGIVSDKSSLSLKTGQSQSLDVWVYNGRFESGEEVQARILLAEDQVFCAQKIEIGQARQLKLEVALPQLDPNKIKAPFPLIEISTPKYGTAFTDLYIQKGEGDLAVEACQSEPFAMTAGTNFPFLNILEESIRNLFYHVPMWFGMMFILLLSVVASIKQLMAGQGLKNDHWARALATVGVSYGLLGLVTGAIWAKHTWGAYWSWDVKQNTSAVAVLIYLAYFVLRSSFEDPDKRARIAATYNIFAFATLIPLLYVVPRMVDSLHPGAEGNPAFSSYDLDSSLRLLFYPSVLGWIIFGLWLAQICFRVYRLEPKVWENQFRD comes from the coding sequence ATGTTGAAAAAACATTGGTGGAAGGCCCTAGCGGCGGTCTTGTTGTTCTACAGCCTCTCGGCTGGTTTGTTGATTCCGCTAAGGATGGGAATTGTATCGGATAAAAGTAGTTTGAGCCTGAAAACGGGCCAAAGTCAATCGCTAGATGTTTGGGTCTATAATGGCCGCTTTGAGTCGGGCGAGGAGGTCCAAGCTCGCATTTTGCTAGCGGAAGATCAAGTGTTTTGTGCCCAAAAAATCGAAATTGGCCAGGCCCGCCAACTCAAGTTGGAGGTGGCTCTGCCGCAGTTGGACCCCAACAAAATTAAGGCGCCTTTTCCCCTGATTGAGATTAGCACGCCCAAATACGGAACCGCTTTTACGGATTTATACATCCAAAAAGGAGAGGGTGATTTGGCCGTAGAGGCCTGCCAATCTGAGCCTTTTGCGATGACAGCAGGGACCAATTTTCCCTTTCTCAATATTCTAGAAGAAAGTATCCGCAACCTGTTTTATCATGTGCCCATGTGGTTCGGGATGATGTTTATTTTGCTGCTTTCTGTGGTGGCGAGCATCAAACAACTGATGGCGGGGCAGGGCCTCAAAAATGACCATTGGGCCAGAGCCTTGGCCACGGTGGGCGTGAGCTACGGCCTTTTGGGCTTGGTCACGGGCGCCATTTGGGCCAAACACACCTGGGGAGCCTATTGGAGCTGGGATGTCAAGCAGAACACCTCTGCGGTGGCGGTCCTCATTTATCTGGCCTATTTCGTTTTGCGCTCCTCTTTTGAAGACCCCGACAAACGGGCCAGAATTGCGGCCACCTACAACATTTTTGCCTTTGCCACCCTCATTCCGCTCCTCTATGTGGTGCCCAGAATGGTGGATAGCCTGCACCCTGGCGCCGAGGGCAATCCCGCTTTTAGCAGCTATGATTTGGATAGCAGCCTGCGCCTACTTTTCTATCCCTCGGTTTTGGGCTGGATCATTTTCGGCCTTTGGTTGGCTCAAATTTGTTTTCGGGTCTATCGCCTAGAACCCAAGGTTTGGGAGAATCAATTTAGGGACTAA
- a CDS encoding CcmD family protein produces MRKTYNSLILMLLATVSLSAQSPSTQTDFLESTGKIYVVVAVILLIFIGIIALLVYLERRLAKIERAHEDL; encoded by the coding sequence ATGAGAAAAACATATAATAGCTTGATTTTGATGCTTTTGGCTACTGTTAGCCTAAGCGCCCAATCTCCTTCTACACAAACAGATTTTTTGGAGAGTACGGGTAAAATTTATGTAGTAGTGGCCGTTATTCTGTTGATCTTCATAGGTATTATTGCCCTTTTGGTTTATCTAGAGCGCCGTTTGGCCAAGATAGAGCGAGCGCATGAAGATTTATAA